In a genomic window of Staphylococcus taiwanensis:
- a CDS encoding LysR family transcriptional regulator translates to MKIEDYRLLITLDETKTLRKAAEILYISQPAVTQRLKAIENAFGVDIFIRTKKQLITTTEGAMIIEHARDMLKRERLFFDKMQAHIGEVNGTISIGCSSLIGQTLLPEVLSLYNSQFPNVEIQVQVGSTEQIKANHRDYHVMITRGNKVMNLANTHLFDDDHYFIYPKEKRDDVSKLPFIEFQADPIYINQIKEWYNENLGRDYHATITVDQVATCKEMLVSGVGVTILPEIMLKNIDKNMFEFKKVNIDAQPLIRSTYMSYDSSMLQLPQVESFVTLMLNFIR, encoded by the coding sequence ATGAAAATTGAAGATTATCGATTACTTATTACTTTAGATGAAACAAAGACGCTACGTAAAGCAGCTGAAATACTGTATATTTCACAACCAGCTGTAACGCAACGTTTGAAAGCAATTGAGAATGCGTTTGGCGTGGATATTTTTATTCGAACAAAGAAACAGTTGATTACTACAACTGAGGGTGCCATGATTATTGAACATGCACGCGATATGTTAAAGCGTGAGCGTTTGTTTTTCGATAAAATGCAAGCGCATATCGGAGAGGTTAATGGTACGATATCAATTGGTTGTTCATCCCTTATTGGTCAAACTTTGTTACCTGAAGTTTTAAGTTTGTATAATTCTCAATTTCCAAATGTTGAAATCCAGGTGCAAGTTGGCTCTACTGAGCAAATCAAAGCAAATCATAGAGATTATCATGTCATGATAACACGCGGTAATAAAGTAATGAATTTAGCTAATACACATTTATTTGATGACGATCATTACTTTATCTATCCTAAGGAAAAACGTGATGATGTATCAAAATTACCATTTATAGAGTTTCAAGCTGACCCAATTTATATTAACCAAATTAAGGAATGGTACAATGAAAATCTTGGTCGCGACTACCATGCGACGATTACGGTTGACCAGGTAGCAACATGTAAAGAAATGTTAGTCAGTGGCGTAGGAGTAACCATTTTACCTGAAATAATGTTGAAGAATATAGATAAAAATATGTTTGAGTTTAAAAAGGTTAATATTGACGCTCAACCGCTTATCAGATCGACTTATATGAGTTATGACAGTAGTATGTTACAGCTCCCACAAGTGGAATCTTTTGTTACGTTGATGCTTAATTTTATTCGATAA
- a CDS encoding DUF402 domain-containing protein yields the protein MKIKYIDKRHWRRLIERDYIEVKVNNNRFKGIIGLVTMKKVREPLEVTVVGQNIIVANDNYQWLQILPEKKRYSITAMFDDKGNPLEYYFDINIKNITQKGNARTLDLFLDVLVLPSTGEYELVDENDLELALKNGQITKKQYHEAYVIAHQLMIDINENFEDVNSRIMYCYNKMVSKLKKPNYKKTYKNHMQNHKNWHK from the coding sequence ATGAAAATCAAATATATAGATAAACGTCACTGGCGTCGCCTAATTGAACGTGATTATATAGAAGTTAAGGTAAATAATAATAGATTTAAGGGTATTATTGGCTTGGTCACGATGAAAAAGGTACGTGAACCTTTAGAGGTGACGGTAGTAGGCCAGAATATAATTGTTGCCAATGACAATTATCAATGGTTACAAATTTTGCCGGAAAAGAAACGTTATAGCATTACTGCTATGTTTGATGATAAAGGTAATCCATTGGAGTACTATTTCGATATCAATATTAAAAATATTACGCAAAAAGGGAACGCTCGAACATTAGATTTATTCTTGGATGTACTTGTGTTACCTTCGACTGGAGAATACGAATTAGTTGATGAGAATGATCTAGAACTTGCCTTGAAAAATGGTCAAATCACTAAAAAGCAATATCATGAAGCATATGTGATTGCGCATCAATTAATGATTGACATCAATGAGAATTTCGAAGATGTGAATAGTCGTATTATGTATTGTTATAACAAAATGGTAAGTAAGTTGAAGAAACCTAACTACAAAAAAACATATAAGAATCATATGCAAAATCATAAAAACTGGCATAAATAG
- a CDS encoding 5-methyltetrahydropteroyltriglutamate--homocysteine S-methyltransferase: MPNRPFKADHVGSLLRPKRLKEARAKYNHNEISATELKQVEDEEIERIIEKQLKIGLHSITDGEFRRSWWHFDFLENIDGVQGYTPDHGLEFEGVETRPHNVKIVDKVKYNPNHPHFDHFKFLYDKVNGRATAKVSIPSPNQLFHPNILNEDIYPNIEDFAHDISGAYRQSLQHFYDLGARYIQIDDVYWAGLTEGSQKVRGRQRTDEEKVHARELAYKVVNDAVQGLPDDLILTTHICRGNYQSTWAISGGYEAIAPYLFKEHLDDFFLEYDDDRSGDFEPLRYFNKDAYAVLGLITSKTPKLEDRALIKQRIKEAQQFVDLEHICLSPQCGFASTEEGNQLTEDEQWAKLSYVVELANDLLGGAK, encoded by the coding sequence ATGCCTAATAGACCGTTTAAAGCAGATCATGTCGGAAGTCTTTTACGTCCAAAAAGATTAAAAGAAGCACGTGCAAAATATAATCATAACGAAATCAGTGCTACTGAACTCAAACAAGTAGAAGATGAAGAAATTGAACGCATTATTGAAAAACAACTGAAGATTGGTTTACATAGCATTACAGATGGTGAATTTCGTAGAAGTTGGTGGCACTTTGACTTCTTAGAAAATATTGATGGGGTACAAGGATATACGCCTGATCATGGTTTAGAATTTGAAGGTGTAGAAACACGTCCGCATAATGTGAAAATTGTAGATAAAGTTAAGTATAATCCTAACCATCCTCACTTTGACCATTTCAAGTTCTTATATGACAAAGTGAATGGTCGTGCTACCGCAAAAGTATCAATTCCAAGCCCAAACCAATTATTTCACCCTAACATATTAAACGAAGACATTTATCCAAATATTGAAGATTTTGCTCATGATATTTCTGGAGCCTATCGTCAATCGTTGCAACATTTTTATGATTTAGGTGCAAGATACATACAAATTGATGATGTATATTGGGCTGGTTTGACTGAAGGCAGTCAAAAAGTACGTGGCCGTCAACGTACAGATGAAGAGAAAGTTCATGCGCGTGAGTTAGCCTATAAAGTAGTGAATGATGCAGTTCAAGGATTACCAGATGATTTAATTTTAACGACGCATATTTGCCGTGGTAATTATCAATCAACATGGGCCATTTCAGGTGGTTATGAAGCCATTGCGCCTTATCTTTTTAAAGAACACCTAGATGACTTCTTCTTAGAATATGATGATGATCGCTCTGGTGATTTTGAGCCTCTACGTTATTTTAATAAAGACGCATATGCCGTACTCGGTTTAATCACTTCTAAAACACCTAAGCTTGAAGATAGAGCATTGATTAAACAACGTATTAAAGAAGCACAACAATTTGTCGATTTAGAACATATCTGTTTGAGTCCGCAATGTGGATTTGCTTCTACTGAAGAAGGAAACCAACTTACCGAAGATGAACAATGGGCTAAATTATCATATGTTGTAGAATTAGCAAATGACTTATTAGGTGGTGCGAAATAA
- a CDS encoding cupin domain-containing protein, which yields MTMTADYWIKHLNLTPHSEGGYFKETIREETDETQRAPFSSIYFLLNTGDISHFHRIDADEVWYHHAGESLTIHMITPQGDYQTVQLGNSIENGEVLQYLVPKGTIFASSLTDREGYSLVGCMCQPAFEFNHFELFTQDELYSMYPQHEAIIKQYALKNK from the coding sequence ATGACAATGACTGCAGATTACTGGATTAAACATCTCAATCTCACACCACATTCAGAAGGTGGCTATTTTAAAGAAACAATCCGAGAAGAAACAGATGAGACGCAACGTGCGCCATTTAGTAGTATCTATTTTTTATTGAATACCGGTGATATATCACACTTTCATCGAATTGATGCTGACGAAGTTTGGTACCATCATGCAGGTGAATCCTTAACCATTCATATGATTACGCCACAGGGAGATTATCAAACTGTGCAATTAGGTAATTCAATTGAAAATGGTGAGGTATTGCAATATTTGGTGCCTAAAGGTACTATTTTTGCTTCAAGTTTAACTGATAGAGAAGGTTATAGTTTGGTTGGATGTATGTGTCAACCAGCATTTGAATTTAATCACTTTGAATTATTTACTCAAGATGAGTTATATAGTATGTATCCTCAACACGAAGCGATTATTAAACAATATGCGTTAAAAAATAAATAA